A region of Salvelinus namaycush isolate Seneca chromosome 9, SaNama_1.0, whole genome shotgun sequence DNA encodes the following proteins:
- the lrrn2 gene encoding leucine-rich repeat neuronal protein 2, with protein MLRVSMVLLKRQLILWVWVSSALVVYSLPWRVSCPTGCVCQMKPWFSPQSVSCEASTVDCNNLFLTQLPSPLPPDTHTLRLQSNLLSALEIPLLHTLPNLTELDLSQNRFSCVRTLTLTQPQAASLPSLLSLHLEENQLWFLPPASFSSLPALQELFLSHNRLFYLAPGAFSGLGFLLRLHLNNNYLTSIEPRWFTPLPRLQVLMLGGNPVEVLPDRGFQDLGSLHSLVLGGMGLKGLTERALEGLDSLESLSFYDNLLTTVPTQALRRIPGLKFLDLNKNPLSVVQTGDFRDLVHLTELGLNNMEELVAIERAAMENLPELTKLEITNNPRLSYIHPQAFLRLGRLESLMLNSNALSALHQHTVLSLPSLREVSLYSNPLRCDCLFRWVAKEQPHTDTQMPQAVRFIQPQATLCSEPPELRARSVREVSITEMSASCLPLIPPGILPHYMGVREGERLALHCRALAEPQPTIYWVTPSGMRLGPSSSSTAYRLLPEGTLEIVMVTAQEAGLYTCVAENTLGADTHSVTVGVQGQGRGGLRHRMLEGRG; from the exons ATGCTGAGGGTGTCAATGGTCCTACTGAAGAGGCAGCTGATCCTGTGGGTGTGGGTGTCCAGTGCTCTAGTAGTCTATTCCCTGCCATGGCGGGTCTCCTGCCCgacagggtgtgtgtgtcagatgaAGCCCTGGTTCTCCCCCCAGTCAGTGTCCTGCGAGGCTTCTACTGTGGACTGTAACAACCTGTTCCTAACCCAactcccctctcctctgcccccagacacacacaccctccgtCTGCAGAGTAACCTGCTGTCTGCCCTGGAGATACCACTCTTACACACACTCCCCAACCTCACCGAGTTGGACCTGTCTCAGAACCGCTTCAGCTGTGTtagaaccctaaccttaacccagccCCAGGCTGCCTCCCTGCCCTCCCTACTCTCCTTGCACCTAGAGGAGAACCAGCTCTGGTTCCTGCCccctgcctccttctcctccctgcCCGCCCTACAGGAGCTTTTCCTCAGCCACAACCGGCTGTTCTACCTGGCTCCTGGAGCATTCTCCGGCCTGGGCTTCCTGCTGCGCCTGCACCTCAACAACAACTACCTGACCTCAATTGAGCCCCGCTGGTTCACTCCCCTGCCCCGCCTCCAGGTGCTGATGCTGGGGGGAAACCCAGTGGAGGTCCTCCCTGACCGGGGATTCCAGGACCTGGGGTCTCTACACAGCCTGGTGCTGGGGGGCATGGGGCTGAAGgggctgactgagagggccctggAGGGGCTGGACAGTCTGGAGAGCCTGTCCTTCTATGACAACCTCCTCACCACCGTCCCCACACAGGCTCTGAGGAGGATCCCGGGCCTCAAGTTCCTGGACCTGAACAAGAACCCTCTGAGTGTGGTTCAGACAGGGGACTTCAGGGACCTggtccacctgacagagctgggtCTGAACAACATGGAGGAGCTGGTGGCCATCGAGAGGGCAGCCATGGAGAACCTGCCTGAGCTCACAAAGCTGGAGATCACCAACAACCCCCGGCTGTCCTACATCCACCCCCAGGCCTTCCTTCGGTTGGGCCGGCTAGAAAGTCTGATGCTCAACTCCAACGCTCTGAGCGCTCTGCACCAACACACTGTCCTGTCTCTGCCCAGCCTGAGGGAGGTCAGCCTGTACTCCAACCCCCTCCGCTGTGACTGCCTGTTCCGTTGGGTGGCTAAGGAGCAAcctcacacagatacacagatgcCGCAGGCTGTAAGGTTTATCCAGCCCCAGGCCACGTTGTGTTCTGAGCCTCCAGAGCTGAGGGCTCGTAGTGTGAGGGAGGTGTCAATCACCGAGATGTCAGCCTCCTGCCTACCCCTCATCCCCCCTGGTATCCTTCCTCACTACatgggggtgagagagggggagaggctgGCTCTGCACTGTCGCGCACTGGCAGAGCCTCAGCCCACAATCTATTGGGTCACTCCTTCTGGAATGAGACTAGGACCATCCAG ctcctccactgcCTACCGGCTACTGCCAGAGGGGACATTGGAGATTGTCATGGTGACGGCCCAGGAGGCGGGTCTGTACACCTGTGTGGCTGAGAATACACTGGGGGCCGACACTCACAGTGTGACTGTAGGGGTGCAGGGGCAAGGGAGGGGGGGTTTGAGGCACAGGATGttggaggggagaggatag